In Arcanobacterium wilhelmae, the following are encoded in one genomic region:
- a CDS encoding TrmH family RNA methyltransferase, translating to MFVPIDSLDDPRLEDYTRLTDVALRRKLETERGLYMAEGDKVMTRAVAGGHTPRSFLTAPKFLPVIEPVIAQATGFDDGGEVPVFVASDVLMEELTGFHVHRGALAAFNRPELPSVEKVLEGAHRILVLENLVNHTNVGAVFRSAAALNIDAVLATPTCSDPLYRRAVRVSMGTVFQVPWTRIEDWPRSISQLKDTGWITASLALRDDALAIDEFSALESVRDPESKVALILGTEGDGLSSRTIASADYSVIIPMAHGVDSLNVAAAGALAAWELRRR from the coding sequence GTGTTCGTACCGATCGACTCGCTCGACGATCCGCGTCTGGAAGACTACACCCGCCTCACCGACGTCGCCCTTCGGCGCAAACTCGAAACCGAACGCGGGCTGTACATGGCAGAGGGCGACAAAGTGATGACGCGTGCCGTAGCCGGCGGCCACACGCCGCGTTCTTTTCTCACTGCGCCGAAGTTCCTTCCCGTGATTGAGCCAGTCATCGCACAAGCGACGGGCTTCGATGACGGTGGTGAGGTTCCTGTGTTTGTTGCGAGTGACGTGCTTATGGAGGAACTGACGGGATTCCACGTGCACCGGGGTGCCCTGGCGGCCTTTAACCGTCCCGAGCTGCCTTCCGTCGAAAAGGTACTGGAGGGAGCGCACAGGATTCTGGTCTTGGAAAACCTCGTGAATCACACCAACGTGGGGGCCGTGTTCCGCAGCGCTGCGGCGCTGAACATCGATGCCGTGCTTGCCACGCCCACGTGCTCAGACCCGCTCTATCGGCGCGCCGTTCGCGTTTCGATGGGGACCGTTTTTCAAGTTCCATGGACACGCATTGAAGACTGGCCACGCTCGATTTCACAGCTGAAAGACACCGGCTGGATTACGGCGTCGCTTGCGCTTCGTGACGACGCTCTTGCGATCGACGAATTCTCAGCCCTCGAATCGGTCCGTGATCCGGAATCCAAAGTTGCGCTGATTTTGGGGACCGAAGGTGACGGTCTGTCGTCGCGCACGATCGCGAGCGCAGACTATTCGGTGATTATTCCGATGGCGCATGGCGTGGACTCGTTGAACGTTGCAGCTGCCGGCGCGCTGGCCGCATGGGAACTCCGACGCCGGTAA
- a CDS encoding error-prone DNA polymerase produces the protein MKYAELHTHSSYSFLDGASAPAELVERAAQLGLSAIALTDHDGFPGVVQFTHAAREYGVSTVIGTEVTFSQNAATLSPRRSGAIDPEGEHLVVLVRDADGYHSLSRVLSEGMLAGGTKGQSLIGIGDIANASAGQWQILTGCRKGRVRSALDSARGIWAMEEATRAVSELVGMFGRENVAVELISGFAPLDRDRNEALVAIAERENVRIVATNNVHSARSTGLSDALVAIRANRSLESAAPFLPSWKSVLMGDSQMRIIHRDHESSVDMAGEIGAECAFDFALVAPDLPPFPVPAGESEASWLRKLVEEKATRRYGTRAQNPSAWKVIDHEMQVIEQCHFPGYFLIVHEIVQFCEENGIWCQGRGSAANSAICYALGITAVDAVRHHMLFERFLSPGRSGPPDIDLDIEAKRREEVIQHVYARYGRECSAQVANVITYRPKSAIRDAARALGYEVGAADRWAKMRGRSGEVRGIEHEIPKDVVALAQQLERLPRHLGIHSGGMVLCDRPVIEVCPVGWATKPGRTVLQWDKDDCADAGLVKFDLLGLGMLTALRLAFTPLRESGVTGTDGRPINLHNLPQDDQRVYDLLCAADTVGVFQVESRAQMATLPRLQPRTFYDLVIEVALIRPGPIQGNSVNPYINRRRGREPVTYEHPLLKNALEKTLGVPLFQEQLMQIAIDVAGFTPGQADQLRKAMGSKRSHERMLRLRSQLMDGMAKNGISRVTSERIYEKLEAFADFGFPESHSFSFAYLVYASAWLKVHHPEGFYAGILAAQPMGFYSVQTLIADARRHGVSVLEPDVNFSAAHSQVEKCERRVVAQHALVDASPVLGVRLGLTNVTGLGKAIERIISARLSGKFESISDLALRAELTERELMLLAQAGALKSLGISRREGIWAAGATAFQAVRHGNEVQPTIPGLEFGARAPKLPRMSRIEELRADVKSLGASVHHHPVEFVRALLAPEVLRISDVAGVDNGTRIKVAGMITHRQRPHTASGITFVNLEDETGLLNVLCSAGMWRHFSREWNESAVVVRGVVEKADGVVTLVADGVEKCAVSVSLPSRDFR, from the coding sequence GTGAAATACGCGGAGCTTCATACACATTCGAGCTATTCGTTCCTCGACGGGGCATCTGCTCCGGCGGAACTCGTTGAGCGGGCTGCACAACTTGGTTTATCGGCGATTGCGTTGACCGATCATGATGGGTTCCCGGGAGTCGTTCAATTCACTCATGCCGCTCGGGAGTATGGGGTGTCAACTGTGATCGGCACGGAAGTAACCTTTTCACAAAACGCGGCAACGCTTTCCCCTCGACGGTCAGGAGCGATCGATCCCGAAGGTGAGCATCTTGTCGTGCTCGTGCGCGATGCTGATGGATACCATTCGCTGTCACGGGTACTGTCTGAGGGAATGCTCGCAGGAGGTACGAAAGGTCAATCGTTGATCGGCATCGGTGATATTGCGAATGCTAGCGCTGGGCAGTGGCAGATTTTGACAGGGTGTCGAAAAGGGCGCGTGAGATCCGCGCTCGATTCCGCACGTGGAATCTGGGCAATGGAAGAAGCTACGCGAGCTGTGAGCGAGCTGGTTGGAATGTTTGGGCGGGAAAACGTGGCGGTGGAGCTCATCTCAGGTTTTGCCCCGCTCGATCGTGATCGGAATGAGGCCCTTGTGGCGATCGCCGAACGAGAAAATGTGCGTATTGTGGCCACGAATAATGTTCACAGCGCGCGCTCTACTGGGCTTTCTGATGCTCTCGTGGCGATACGTGCGAACCGGTCGCTTGAATCAGCTGCGCCTTTCCTCCCTTCCTGGAAGAGTGTGCTGATGGGAGATTCTCAGATGCGAATTATCCATCGAGATCACGAAAGCAGCGTCGATATGGCAGGGGAGATTGGGGCCGAGTGTGCTTTCGACTTCGCCTTAGTCGCCCCTGATCTTCCTCCCTTTCCTGTGCCTGCCGGAGAAAGCGAAGCTTCGTGGTTACGCAAGCTCGTTGAAGAAAAAGCCACGCGCCGGTACGGCACGCGCGCTCAGAATCCTTCAGCATGGAAAGTGATCGATCATGAGATGCAGGTGATCGAGCAATGCCATTTCCCCGGGTACTTCTTGATCGTTCACGAAATCGTTCAGTTCTGTGAGGAGAACGGTATCTGGTGCCAAGGCCGAGGTTCAGCAGCGAACTCTGCGATTTGCTACGCGTTGGGGATTACCGCTGTCGACGCCGTGCGTCACCACATGCTTTTTGAACGGTTCCTCTCACCTGGGCGTTCCGGCCCTCCTGATATTGATCTCGATATCGAGGCGAAGCGACGCGAAGAAGTCATTCAGCATGTATACGCGAGATACGGTCGTGAATGCAGTGCTCAGGTAGCGAATGTGATCACTTATCGCCCAAAGTCGGCGATTCGCGATGCTGCTCGAGCCCTTGGATATGAGGTCGGTGCTGCGGATCGCTGGGCAAAGATGCGCGGGCGCAGTGGAGAAGTCCGAGGGATAGAACATGAGATACCCAAAGATGTTGTTGCTCTTGCGCAGCAACTTGAGCGGCTCCCGCGTCACCTCGGAATCCATTCGGGAGGGATGGTGCTCTGTGATCGTCCGGTGATCGAAGTGTGTCCGGTGGGGTGGGCAACCAAACCTGGCCGAACAGTTCTCCAATGGGATAAAGACGATTGTGCTGACGCCGGATTGGTGAAGTTTGACCTCCTCGGCCTGGGGATGCTGACGGCCTTGCGACTAGCGTTCACTCCGCTCAGGGAGAGTGGGGTGACTGGCACAGATGGCCGGCCGATCAATCTTCACAATCTTCCGCAAGATGATCAGCGAGTGTATGACTTGTTATGTGCTGCCGATACCGTGGGTGTGTTTCAGGTGGAATCGCGTGCACAGATGGCAACTTTGCCGCGTCTACAACCGCGCACATTCTACGATCTGGTGATCGAGGTTGCGCTAATCCGTCCCGGGCCGATTCAAGGGAATTCAGTGAACCCGTATATCAACCGGCGTCGAGGGAGAGAGCCTGTCACGTATGAACATCCGCTCCTCAAAAATGCTCTCGAGAAAACACTCGGTGTGCCGCTCTTCCAGGAGCAATTGATGCAGATTGCCATCGATGTGGCAGGTTTTACTCCTGGTCAAGCCGATCAGCTCCGAAAAGCGATGGGCTCCAAGAGAAGCCATGAACGTATGCTGCGCCTTCGGTCCCAACTCATGGACGGAATGGCAAAGAACGGAATATCTCGCGTAACGAGCGAGCGCATCTACGAAAAATTGGAGGCATTCGCTGATTTCGGATTTCCCGAGTCACACTCTTTTTCTTTCGCTTACCTGGTCTATGCGAGTGCATGGTTGAAAGTGCACCATCCGGAAGGCTTTTATGCTGGCATACTGGCAGCTCAACCAATGGGCTTCTATTCTGTTCAGACGCTCATCGCGGATGCCCGCCGTCATGGCGTGAGTGTGCTCGAGCCTGACGTAAATTTTTCTGCCGCACATTCTCAGGTGGAAAAATGTGAGCGGCGCGTCGTCGCTCAGCACGCCCTTGTCGATGCTTCGCCGGTGCTTGGCGTGCGCCTCGGACTGACGAATGTGACAGGACTAGGGAAGGCAATTGAACGCATCATCAGTGCTCGACTCTCGGGAAAATTCGAATCGATTTCTGATCTTGCTTTGAGAGCTGAGCTCACAGAACGAGAGCTCATGCTTCTTGCGCAGGCAGGGGCCCTCAAAAGCCTCGGAATCAGTCGTAGAGAAGGAATATGGGCGGCAGGCGCAACAGCGTTTCAGGCCGTACGCCATGGAAACGAGGTTCAGCCAACGATTCCGGGCCTCGAGTTCGGCGCCCGTGCACCAAAACTTCCGCGTATGAGCAGGATTGAGGAGCTTCGTGCTGATGTGAAGAGCCTTGGAGCCTCCGTTCACCATCATCCTGTCGAGTTCGTTCGTGCATTGCTCGCGCCAGAAGTTCTGAGGATTAGCGACGTTGCGGGAGTGGACAACGGTACACGGATCAAAGTTGCGGGGATGATCACGCATCGTCAACGTCCCCATACAGCTTCTGGAATCACGTTTGTCAACCTCGAAGACGAAACAGGGCTACTCAACGTCCTGTGCTCGGCTGGCATGTGGAGACACTTTTCTCGTGAATGGAACGAATCGGCTGTTGTCGTGCGCGGCGTGGTTGAGAAAGCTGACGGTGTTGTGACTCTCGTGGCGGACGGGGTGGAGAAATGCGCAGTGAGCGTATCACTGCCTTCACGAGACTTCCGCTAA
- a CDS encoding glutamine amidotransferase-related protein: MSRFAFLVNRPPSPIADDELASVRRMSGATIIPIEMASDLPNLDSYDGVFISGSPFNFLSASKSPLQERIEDNIAVISDFLVANDIPTLGICFGMQWLGRVRGARTTARYPENISAPHVALTDAGRADQLFGQLPPTFRVYTGHSEALELSVPGTTFADAATILATGKNCPVQALRFGSNVYGVQFHPEIDEASLELRISVYGGTYYEAGEAARIHRNTYGVDVSAGARIIECFAQTYGRA, encoded by the coding sequence ATGTCGCGTTTTGCTTTTCTGGTCAATCGCCCACCGTCGCCGATTGCCGACGATGAACTCGCGTCCGTGCGCCGAATGAGCGGCGCAACGATCATCCCAATTGAGATGGCAAGCGATCTGCCGAATCTTGATTCCTATGATGGTGTTTTCATCTCTGGTTCGCCGTTTAATTTCCTCTCCGCATCGAAGAGTCCGCTTCAAGAGCGTATCGAGGATAACATCGCTGTAATTTCAGATTTCCTGGTCGCGAATGACATTCCGACATTGGGTATCTGTTTCGGGATGCAGTGGTTGGGTCGCGTCCGCGGCGCGAGAACTACCGCCCGTTACCCGGAAAACATTTCGGCGCCTCACGTCGCGCTCACCGACGCCGGCCGCGCCGACCAGCTCTTTGGTCAGTTGCCGCCTACGTTCCGTGTGTATACCGGACATTCAGAGGCGCTAGAGTTGTCCGTGCCCGGAACGACGTTTGCCGATGCCGCAACGATTCTGGCGACGGGCAAAAATTGCCCTGTGCAAGCACTCCGGTTTGGTTCGAATGTGTACGGCGTGCAGTTCCACCCGGAGATCGACGAAGCCTCGTTGGAGCTTCGTATCTCGGTCTACGGCGGCACGTATTATGAAGCTGGGGAGGCTGCCCGCATCCACCGAAACACTTACGGCGTGGATGTTAGTGCCGGCGCTCGGATTATCGAATGTTTCGCACAAACATATGGGAGGGCCTGA
- a CDS encoding phosphoribosyl-ATP diphosphatase: MSTFDSSRPEELVRQFHEVYNLPIVSDSPNVDRERVHMRMSLIAEEFTELVGAVYGEAASAIVTDAFEQAVGADDGNRDTVATADALGDLVYVIYGMALETGIPMADVLAEIQDSNLSKLGADGAPIYREDGKVLKGPNFHDPDLAKVLGCHKKIDE, from the coding sequence ATGTCAACTTTCGATTCATCCCGCCCAGAAGAACTTGTTCGTCAATTCCATGAGGTTTACAACCTCCCAATCGTTTCCGACTCCCCCAACGTCGATCGCGAACGCGTCCATATGAGGATGTCGCTCATCGCTGAAGAATTCACTGAACTAGTTGGCGCGGTGTACGGAGAGGCCGCATCAGCGATCGTCACTGACGCATTCGAGCAAGCGGTTGGCGCCGACGACGGCAACCGCGACACCGTCGCGACAGCTGACGCACTCGGTGACCTGGTGTACGTGATCTACGGCATGGCACTGGAGACGGGCATTCCAATGGCCGATGTTCTTGCAGAAATTCAGGATTCGAACCTGTCAAAGCTCGGCGCTGACGGAGCGCCCATCTACCGTGAGGATGGCAAAGTACTGAAAGGCCCGAACTTCCACGATCCTGATTTGGCGAAGGTGCTCGGTTGTCACAAAAAGATAGACGAATAG
- a CDS encoding glutamate--cysteine ligase, which yields MEFAQSPRSTLGIEWELQYIDADSHALRQCADSVMTALRALDTDTSSIHREMLLNTVEFVSEPHEHVRDCVEDMARSTSVLEPVIHPMRVRLGTAGTHPFSNPASQIVTDSERYAELVNRTQYWGRQMLLFGTHVHVGVDNRAKVWPLIRALLTRAYHIQALTSASPIWNSEVTGYASNRAMVFQQLPTAGIPYQFLTWEDFEKYVAGMVATGVIEQVNEVRWDIRPSPANGTIELRMCDAATNRAELGMVAALAQCLVEYFSRMLDAGEELPTLPDWFVRENKWRASRYGMDAILISDAGAREELVAHVLVRMVDKLAPIAAELGCSLELEWVERIMAIGAPYQRQMEVFRSTGGDFREVVRYMLAEFDAGHPIETEDFLL from the coding sequence ATGGAATTTGCTCAGTCGCCACGCTCAACTCTCGGCATCGAGTGGGAACTCCAATATATCGATGCCGATTCACATGCGTTGCGTCAGTGCGCTGATTCAGTGATGACGGCTCTGCGTGCGCTTGATACGGATACCTCGTCGATTCACCGCGAAATGCTCCTCAATACTGTGGAGTTTGTTTCGGAGCCTCATGAACATGTGCGTGATTGTGTGGAGGACATGGCGCGTTCGACGTCGGTGCTCGAGCCCGTCATTCACCCCATGCGCGTCCGGCTCGGCACAGCAGGAACACATCCGTTCTCGAACCCTGCAAGCCAGATCGTGACCGACTCCGAACGGTACGCCGAACTGGTCAACAGAACACAGTATTGGGGTCGGCAGATGCTCCTGTTCGGCACTCATGTGCATGTCGGTGTGGACAACCGCGCGAAGGTGTGGCCGCTGATCCGTGCGCTGCTGACTCGCGCCTACCATATCCAGGCTCTGACGTCGGCGTCGCCGATCTGGAACTCGGAGGTGACGGGATACGCCTCGAACCGGGCGATGGTGTTCCAGCAGCTCCCAACGGCAGGTATCCCGTACCAGTTCCTCACGTGGGAAGATTTTGAAAAGTACGTCGCCGGTATGGTCGCCACGGGCGTGATTGAGCAGGTCAATGAGGTGCGTTGGGATATCCGCCCGTCGCCTGCGAACGGCACGATCGAGCTGCGGATGTGTGATGCGGCAACGAACCGTGCGGAGCTCGGCATGGTCGCAGCGCTCGCCCAGTGCCTCGTGGAGTACTTCTCTCGGATGCTCGACGCCGGAGAGGAACTTCCCACGTTGCCGGATTGGTTCGTTCGTGAAAACAAGTGGCGAGCCTCGCGTTACGGTATGGATGCGATTCTGATTTCCGACGCCGGTGCGCGCGAGGAGCTCGTTGCACACGTGCTCGTGAGAATGGTTGACAAGCTTGCGCCGATCGCCGCGGAGCTTGGTTGTAGCCTCGAGCTTGAGTGGGTGGAGCGCATCATGGCGATTGGTGCGCCCTACCAACGGCAGATGGAAGTATTCCGCAGTACGGGTGGAGATTTCCGCGAGGTCGTGCGCTATATGCTCGCAGAGTTCGACGCAGGACATCCGATCGAAACCGAGGATTTTCTTTTGTGA
- a CDS encoding DNA polymerase Y family protein produces the protein MRMGAVWIPDWPVVSAGMHLGEKAGTPLAVTEGGKVVAANPQARALGVRDAMTSRQVRMRGVRSIPRSREREAIDFELVVEAVHRLVANCLVISSGDLVFVARGPVKSAGNEERLAEALIGVIAEETGTEAHIGFGEGALCAVVAAREDAAPQCADEFLADKPVGVLRLLAASGRIERECSDYLSALEGLGVRTLGQLKTMDKTAVISRFGGVAQWAYRLVEGEDSFSVKSQSSEKHVSVLQTFDTPIANIEQAAFIARHMAHELSEKLSYHGKSARGLLVNARSEQGGERARAWYIEAPTERDIVDRVRWQLASWIGDGEHAPRSALVSVAISATSLFPLGIDQGKLWGGSATQGRSISQAVARVQSLLGEMSVLVPEFIGGRYPQEAYQLRGWSEPASSVRTGTWPGALPHPWPTSVENAPLSATLIDGEGHPCSVGQIGEFICDEGCVLPAPAVYQRGKTESKILHFAGPWLQDTSWWAKRELYAWCQLETGNGAVLVLRHGGRWWQVGRYW, from the coding sequence ATGAGGATGGGTGCAGTATGGATTCCTGATTGGCCTGTTGTGAGTGCCGGAATGCACCTCGGCGAAAAAGCGGGAACGCCTTTGGCCGTTACTGAGGGCGGGAAAGTAGTAGCAGCGAATCCTCAAGCGCGAGCCCTCGGTGTCCGCGATGCGATGACATCGCGGCAAGTACGTATGCGCGGTGTGAGGTCAATTCCACGTTCTCGCGAGCGCGAAGCCATTGATTTTGAGTTGGTGGTTGAAGCCGTCCATCGGCTGGTTGCCAATTGCCTTGTGATCTCAAGCGGAGATCTCGTTTTTGTGGCGCGTGGGCCTGTGAAGAGTGCTGGGAATGAGGAACGTTTGGCAGAAGCGTTGATCGGGGTGATCGCGGAAGAAACAGGCACGGAGGCCCACATTGGCTTTGGTGAAGGCGCGCTCTGTGCGGTGGTCGCAGCGAGGGAAGATGCGGCGCCGCAGTGCGCAGACGAGTTCCTGGCCGATAAACCGGTGGGAGTTTTACGGCTATTAGCAGCCAGCGGCCGGATCGAGCGCGAATGTTCTGATTATCTGAGCGCTCTGGAAGGTCTCGGAGTGAGAACTCTCGGGCAACTAAAAACGATGGATAAAACAGCGGTGATTTCACGTTTCGGAGGGGTCGCCCAATGGGCCTACCGGCTGGTTGAGGGGGAAGATTCTTTCTCTGTGAAGAGTCAGAGTTCCGAGAAACATGTGAGTGTCCTACAAACGTTCGATACTCCGATTGCGAATATCGAGCAGGCGGCGTTCATCGCGCGGCACATGGCACACGAACTCAGCGAAAAGCTCAGTTACCACGGAAAATCTGCACGTGGATTGCTGGTGAATGCGCGTTCCGAGCAGGGCGGCGAACGGGCTCGAGCGTGGTATATCGAGGCGCCCACAGAACGTGACATCGTCGACCGTGTTCGGTGGCAACTGGCTAGCTGGATTGGCGACGGCGAACACGCTCCGCGCTCCGCACTCGTGTCTGTCGCTATTAGCGCCACCTCTCTGTTCCCTCTGGGGATTGATCAAGGGAAGTTGTGGGGCGGGAGCGCTACACAAGGGCGCAGTATCTCGCAGGCAGTCGCCCGCGTCCAGAGTCTTCTGGGGGAGATGAGCGTGCTTGTTCCTGAATTCATTGGCGGAAGGTATCCGCAAGAGGCTTACCAGTTGCGTGGGTGGTCAGAGCCAGCGTCTAGTGTGCGCACAGGGACATGGCCAGGAGCGTTGCCACATCCGTGGCCAACAAGCGTCGAAAATGCTCCTCTTTCTGCAACGCTTATCGACGGCGAAGGCCACCCCTGTAGCGTTGGTCAGATCGGCGAATTCATCTGTGACGAAGGGTGCGTTTTACCAGCACCCGCGGTCTATCAAAGAGGAAAAACGGAAAGCAAGATCCTGCATTTTGCAGGCCCGTGGCTACAAGACACCAGTTGGTGGGCAAAGCGTGAACTCTACGCATGGTGTCAGCTCGAAACAGGTAATGGAGCAGTTCTCGTTTTGCGTCATGGTGGGCGCTGGTGGCAAGTAGGGAGGTACTGGTGA
- a CDS encoding tRNA (cytidine(34)-2'-O)-methyltransferase: MLHFIFHEPKIPGNTGNAIRLAACTGARLHLVEPLAFDFSDTHLKRAGLDYHDLADVVIHPNWEETKQYFGDEARIFAFTSHTDNNFASVSYRDDDVLLFGSEPTGLPQSVLDDARITSLLRIPMLEGRRSLNLANSASIAVYEAWRQLGYQGSALFGN, translated from the coding sequence GTGCTACATTTCATTTTTCACGAACCAAAGATCCCAGGAAACACGGGAAACGCTATCCGACTTGCCGCCTGTACCGGCGCACGCCTCCATCTCGTGGAGCCCCTCGCATTCGATTTTTCGGACACGCACCTCAAGCGGGCAGGGCTCGATTACCACGACCTCGCCGATGTCGTCATCCACCCAAACTGGGAGGAAACAAAACAATATTTCGGCGACGAAGCACGTATCTTCGCTTTCACTTCGCACACCGACAACAACTTCGCGTCTGTCAGTTATCGCGACGACGACGTACTCCTGTTTGGTTCAGAGCCAACGGGTCTCCCCCAGTCAGTCCTCGACGACGCACGCATTACGTCTCTCCTGCGAATCCCGATGCTCGAGGGGCGAAGGTCGCTCAACCTCGCAAACTCTGCTTCGATCGCAGTCTATGAAGCGTGGCGACAGCTCGGTTACCAAGGCTCTGCACTCTTTGGGAATTAA
- a CDS encoding SPFH domain-containing protein has product MPPIANIGTILLIAIVVLAIVVVFKAVIQVHQGHTVIVERLGKFHTVLTPGLHFLVPFIDSVRQRIDMREQVVSFPPQSVITSDNIVVSIDTVIYYQVTQPQWATYEIANPLQAIEQLAVTTLRNIIGSMDMEQALTGRDQINGQLRGVLDEATGRWGIRVSRVELKAIDPPATVQSAMEQQMKAERDRRAAILTAEGVKQSEILTAEGEKQSAILRAEGQAQATILKAQGESRAILQVFDAIHRGNADPKLLSYEYLKMLPQIANSSSSKLWIVPTELTAALDSVSKGFAGFGEAGASADLRDGEGLSDTLGATALQDIDEALADARSQASKASNEAEASGTASGSPFDPDAALGQAPNDPNA; this is encoded by the coding sequence ATGCCTCCCATCGCAAATATTGGAACTATCCTGCTCATCGCGATCGTCGTGTTGGCGATTGTCGTGGTGTTCAAGGCCGTCATCCAGGTTCATCAAGGCCACACCGTGATTGTGGAACGCCTGGGCAAGTTCCACACTGTTCTGACCCCAGGTCTTCATTTCCTTGTGCCGTTCATCGATTCGGTGCGCCAGCGTATCGACATGCGCGAGCAGGTGGTCTCGTTCCCGCCGCAGTCGGTAATTACCTCTGACAACATCGTGGTCTCCATCGACACAGTCATCTACTACCAGGTGACCCAGCCGCAGTGGGCCACTTACGAGATCGCGAACCCGCTCCAGGCGATCGAGCAGCTCGCAGTCACCACGCTGCGTAACATCATCGGCTCGATGGATATGGAGCAGGCTCTGACCGGGCGAGACCAGATCAACGGGCAACTGCGTGGCGTCCTCGACGAGGCGACCGGCCGATGGGGAATCCGCGTGTCCCGCGTGGAGCTCAAGGCGATCGACCCGCCGGCAACCGTCCAGTCTGCGATGGAGCAGCAGATGAAGGCAGAACGAGACCGCCGCGCCGCGATCCTCACCGCTGAGGGTGTCAAGCAGTCCGAGATTCTCACCGCTGAGGGCGAAAAGCAGTCTGCGATTTTGCGAGCCGAGGGCCAAGCGCAAGCGACGATCCTCAAGGCACAAGGCGAATCGCGCGCTATTTTGCAGGTCTTCGACGCTATCCACCGCGGCAACGCCGATCCGAAGCTACTCTCGTACGAGTACCTGAAGATGTTGCCGCAGATCGCGAACTCGTCGTCGTCGAAGTTGTGGATCGTTCCCACAGAGCTGACGGCTGCTCTCGATTCGGTATCGAAGGGCTTCGCGGGCTTCGGCGAGGCAGGCGCCAGCGCAGATCTTCGCGACGGCGAAGGGCTCTCGGACACGCTCGGTGCCACGGCGCTCCAGGATATCGACGAGGCGCTCGCCGATGCCCGTTCACAGGCGTCGAAGGCGTCGAACGAGGCGGAGGCATCTGGAACAGCGTCCGGTTCCCCGTTCGATCCAGACGCTGCACTCGGGCAGGCTCCGAACGACCCTAACGCCTAA
- a CDS encoding NfeD family protein, with protein sequence MSPIIWALIAVVLVIIEALVVDFTFLMIAAGALAGVVTALATDALAPQIVVAAIVAVLGLIFVRPYFRNYFSKDKQLESNVYALEGKNANTLTRVTSDAGQVKINGEVWSARALDGEIPVNTQVRVVSVHGATLIVSPASA encoded by the coding sequence ATGTCACCGATTATCTGGGCACTCATCGCAGTGGTTCTCGTGATCATCGAGGCCCTCGTCGTCGATTTCACGTTCCTGATGATCGCCGCTGGCGCGCTCGCTGGCGTCGTCACAGCTCTCGCAACGGACGCACTCGCGCCACAAATCGTGGTGGCGGCAATCGTTGCAGTATTGGGTCTCATCTTCGTTCGGCCATACTTTAGGAACTATTTTTCGAAAGACAAGCAGCTCGAGTCGAACGTCTACGCACTTGAAGGAAAAAACGCCAACACGCTCACTCGCGTCACTTCAGACGCCGGTCAAGTCAAGATCAATGGCGAAGTCTGGAGCGCTCGAGCGCTCGACGGCGAGATTCCTGTGAATACGCAAGTCCGAGTCGTGTCGGTGCACGGAGCGACGCTCATCGTGTCACCGGCGTCGGCGTAA
- a CDS encoding helix-turn-helix transcriptional regulator, translated as MTDVPESDRILASTLAKTIARRRKELGLTQEEVALQAGLDRRTYQDLEYARSDHKSNKPANPRLTTLIRLTRVLGCDVQDLIGDAEVAYNEAEETFGPTEYRKYN; from the coding sequence GTGACCGATGTACCTGAATCTGACCGTATCCTTGCATCAACTCTGGCAAAAACGATCGCCCGCCGTCGTAAGGAACTGGGTCTCACCCAAGAAGAAGTTGCTCTACAAGCGGGCCTGGACCGCCGCACCTACCAAGATCTCGAATACGCGCGTTCCGATCACAAGAGCAATAAGCCCGCTAATCCTCGGCTCACTACGCTCATTCGCCTCACCCGCGTGCTTGGTTGCGATGTGCAAGATCTCATTGGCGACGCCGAAGTCGCCTATAACGAGGCAGAAGAAACCTTCGGCCCCACCGAGTACCGAAAGTACAACTGA